The following coding sequences are from one Triticum aestivum cultivar Chinese Spring chromosome 5A, IWGSC CS RefSeq v2.1, whole genome shotgun sequence window:
- the LOC123102457 gene encoding formin-like protein 12 isoform X2: MALFRRLFYRKPPDRLLEIADRVYVFDCCFSTETMDQFKYKNYLDSIVLQLREQFADSSLMVLNFRDEGKSLVSGLFSLYRITVKDYPCQYLGCPLLPLDIVIHFLRLSERWLMFEGKQNILLMHCEKGGWPVLAFMLAALLLYRKQYNGEQRTLDMVYKQAPKELLQMLTTLNPQPSHVRYLQYICRMDYELGLPTQPIPFTLDCVILRGVPNFDGVGGCRPIVRVYGQDILTLDRGRNALATPFKAKKHVRRYRQADNMPVKLNVGSCVQGDVVLECLHVDDGLENERLMFRVMFNTFFIQSHILQLDFEHIDVSWDADHRFIKNFKAEVLFSEFDAESDASSEIASGDDDDDDDDDCGDEIEVGSADEFFEAEEIFSSLDLHDGHKDADFRSIASSDRTSSVEARKISPFSSLELSSDDIDGSPENKIDDMNMSFGILNDENACTSVDTNIMHEDITRVVSSLESTTDGGRDSINSSSATYIDKDDGCTVENSDSRQDRIVDPKQDLSHTDNVLVKEVIILETNSPKDIQMIKEVIISEVTAPKQVLEGEIELGNAVHNSESIILTEADSTEGLNIDIALKQDEGDSPREECVTSVNGTKQENNSNTDQPSISDTNVLVIEPADQNNRMEPPLVGRPHLQSTSATMILNSGEQKIKQSDASNNNGAAEQTEGTEASVSNSTGQPSNISSVNMLSEGFSLEANGTLTHASASTVTADSSRLALKKKTFLPLSTQRIFAPYSPRRNVLRSASTDLSFLSPLQTESNQNSVPSTSGRDVVTTPSVSPPPPSSTSLRSSLVNPPLRPIKTVSSLPSSSSLEAYIEMSTSYSPLSHVNPHPPLISLSPPRQPYPAKTHEKDLHAGSLSFPALPASNRYASHPPAPPPPPPSRTLCTKIISSTSISHHAQRREKGSCSSSPRRQTILNLGFSSLTLPSKSSIVMTDFILGASDFIDMEVTNRRNIPTDMYVPTTSEDTKYFFHMPHSLSPKTSQHSTPQPPPLLPLLPQLPLPITDSESVPLISSKSSSDCSYKEAATPPGKQPLSPPPLGANDPSSSKFKEEVPHEQPLDPPLEACKEFSWHELIIETPPSTVHIKEHGAIPTPPHPPSWHRGISPAHILTRQPRHPPSTPPAAPPLPPHLSLLPSLEPLPSPSVTPSTESLSSPHLPQTPALHINDISSLSAPPPSPPPPPPPPREHEVICPLPPISPKRHDVPSPPPPPPFGQHQALLPPSISQDHVIAPPPPLTRDAGIPLPPPPPPRESAGNFPHPIEGSPSPTLLECQVRAPIPPSPPFCEGKERIPPPISLEGNKTTPQPSLIRGREGTPLQDGFQGGAPPPTAPLGVHGGAPSPPPPPPVACRVAPPPPPPLPGGCEGPPPPPLLPPGAHSGAPPPPPLPGGYEVAPPPPPLPPGAYGGAAPPPPPPPGGYGGAPLPPPPPGGIGGVPPPPPPIGGIGGTPTPPPPAGFRGGAPSPPPPPGGYGGTPPPPPPRGHGGVGGPPPPPGAPAPPMPPGIPGGPPPPPGVPGGPPPPPGGRGGPPPPGVRGLRSLGATSLTVARKSSLKPLHWVKVTRAMQGSVWAEIQKQDADSDSEFDVSELASLFTIAPKAKGGAKTEGAGKSIGSKTDKIHLMDIRRANNTEIMLTKIKMPLSEMMSAALALDDSVLDADQVENLIKFCPTKEEMELLKNFTGDKETLGKCEQFFLELMKVPRIESKFRIFAFKIQFQTQIRDVRKNLLTVASACEELRGSEKLKVIMKNILLIGNTLNEGTPRGQAVGFRLDSILKLVETRATSSRTTLMHFLCKSLAGKSPELLDFHEDLVSLEAASKLQLKALAEEQQAVVKGLEKVEQELTASESDGPVSDVFRKTLKEFLDDSGADVRALSALYADVKCRCTFPLFWRRPCKIPF; encoded by the exons ATGGCGCTGTTCCGGAGGCTGTTCTACCGGAAGCCGCCGGATCGGCTCCTCGAGATCGCAGACCGCGTCTACG TATTCGATTGTTGCTTCTCGACAGAAACCATGGATCAATTCAAATACAAGAATTACCTGGACAGCATTGTGTTGCAGCTCCGTGAGCAGTTTGCAGATTCTTCATTGATGGTATTAAACTTCAGAGATGAAGGAAAAAGTCTGGTTTCAGGCTTGTTCTCCCTGTACAGAATTACAGTCAAAGATTACCCCTGCCAATACTTAGGATGCCCATTGCTTCCTTTGGACATCGTCATCCACTTCCTCAGGCTGAGCGAGAGGTGGCTTATGTTTGAAGGGAAGCAAAATATTCTGCTAATGCACTGTGAGAAAGGCGGATGGCCAGTGTTGGCATTTATGCTTGCAGCTCTTCTTCTGTACCGGAAACAATACAATGGGGAACAAAGAACTCTGGACATGGTGTACAAGCAAGCACCGAAGGAGCTTCTTCAGATGTTAACAACATTAAATCCACAGCCTTCTCATGTTCGATATCTACAGTACATATGCAGAATGGACTACGAGTTAGGGTTGCCCACACAACCTATTCCTTTCACCCTGGATTGTGTAATTCTTAGAGGAGTACCAAATTTCGATGGGGTAGGTGGTTGTAGGCCAATAGTTCGAGTATATGGGCAGGATATTCTAACGCTTGATAGAGGTCGCAATGCTCTTGCAACACCATTCAAAGCCAAGAAACATGTTAGGCGTTACAGACAG GCAGACAACATGCCGGTGAAGTTAAATGTGGGATCATGCGTCCAAGGTGATGTGGTCCTTGAATGCTTGCATGTGGATGATGGCCTAGAAAATGAAAGGCTAATGTTTAGGGTGATGTTCAATACTTTCTTTATCCAGTCTCACATTTTACAGTTGGACTTTGAGCACATTGATGTCTCTTGGGATGCTGATCACCGGTTCATAAAGAACTTCAAAGCAGAG GTACTCTTTTCAGAGTTTGATGCTGAATCTGATGCGTCTTCCGAAATTGCatccggtgatgatgatgatgatgacgacgacgactgtGGTGATGAGATAGAAGTTGGCTCTGCTGATGAGTTCTTTGAAGCAGAAGAAATCTTCAGTAGTCTTGACTTACATGATGGACACAAGGATGCTGATTTTCGTTCCATAGCTTCTTCAGATCGTACTTCAAGCGTTGAAGCTAGGAAAATCTCACCATTTTCCAGTCTTGAGCTGAGCAGTGATGATATTGATGGATCACCAGAAAATAAAATCGATGACATGAATATGTCATTTGGAATACTAAATGATGAAAATGCATGCACATCTGTTGACACCAATATTATGCATGAAGATATAACGAGAGTAGTGTCAAGTTTGGAAAGTACAACAGATGGAGGCAGAGACAGCATCAATTCGAGTTCTGCTACCTACATAGATAAAGATGATGGCTGCACAGTTGAAAACAGCGATTCAAGGCAGGACAGGATAGTGGATCCCAAGCAAGACTTGAGTCATACTGATAACGTGCTGGTCAAAGAGGTGATTATATTGGAAACCAATAGTCCAAAGGACATTCAGATGATCAAAGAAGTAATCATATCTGAAGTCACCGCTCCAAAACAAGTGCTGGAGGGCGAGATTGAATTAGGCAATGCAGTCCACAATTCAGAAAGCATCATATTGACGGAGGCTGATAGTACTGAAGGACTTAACATTGACATTGCTCTCAAACAGGATGAGGGAGATAGTCCAAGAGAAGAATGCGTTACTTCTGTCAATGGCACCAAACAAGAAAACAACAGTAATACGGATCAACCTAGCATCAGTGACACAAACGTACTAGTGATTGAGCCCGCAGATCAGAATAACAGGATGGAGCCTCCACTAGTAGGGAGGCCACACCTGCAGAGCACAAGTGCTACCATGATTTTAAATTCTGGCGAGCAAAAgattaagcagtctgatgcttccaATAACAATGGAGCTGCAGAACAAACAGAGGGAACGGAAGCTTCTGTATCCAACTCGACAGGCCAACCTTCGAATATTTCTTCTGTGAATATGCTATCTGAAGGTTTTAGCCTGGAAGCAAATGGCACTCTAACTCATGCCAGTGCAAGTACAGTTACAGCTGACTCGTCTCGACTGGCGCTAAAGAAAAAAACTTTTCTTCCTTTGTCAACACAACGTATTTTTGCTCCATACTCTCCCAGGCGTAATGTGCTCCGTTCAGCATCGACAGATTTGTCCTTTCTATCTCCATTGCAAACAGAATCTAATCAGAACTCTGTTCCTTCTACAAGCGGGAGGGATGTTGTTACTACACCTTCAGTGTCTCCACCGCCCCCATCCTCTACATCTCTGAGATCATCCCTAGTAAATCCCCCTCTACGACCAATCAAAACTGTTTCATCTTTACCTTCATCTTCATCATTGGAAGCATATATAGAGATGTCAACTTCCTATTCTCCATTATCACATGTTAACCCTCATCCTCCCTTGATATCATTATCACCACCTCGACAACCTTACCCAGCAAAGACACATGAAAAAGATTTACATGCAGGTAGTCTATCTTTTCCTGCTTTGCCTGCTTCCAACAGGTATGCATCTCACCCTCCAGCGCCACCCCCACCTCCTCCTTCACGTACTCTTTGTACTAAAATTATTTCAAGCACCTCAATATCTCATCATGCACAAAGAAGAGAAAAAGGGTCTTGCTCCTCTAGTCCTCGTAGACAAACTATTCTCAACCTAGGTTTTTCCTCTCTAACTTTACCATCCAAAAGTAGTATAGTGATGACAGACTTTATCTTAGGAGCCTCTGATTTTATAGACATGGAAGTAACAAACAGAAGAAATATACCAACTGACATGTATGTTCCAACTACCAGTGAAGATACAAAGTATTTCTTTCACATGCCTCATTCTTTATCTCCCAAAACTTCTCAACATAGTACACCACAGCCTCCACCTCTGCTTCCTCTACTGCCACAACTACCATTGCCAATTACAGATAGTGAATCAGTACCACTTATAAGCTCAAAGTCTTCTTCAGATTGTTCATATAAAGAAGCAGCAACACCACCAGGAAAACAACCCCTCTCTCCACCTCCACTTGGAGCAAATGATCCTTCAAGTTCAAAATTTAAAGAGGAAGTACCTCATGAACAGCCTTTAGATCCTCCTTTGGAAGCATGCAAGGAATTCTCGTGGCATGAACTGATCATTGAAACCCCACCCTCCACAGTTCATATAAAAGAACATGGAGCCATTCCAACCCCACCACATCCACCCAGCTGGCATAGGGGAATTTCACCTGCTCATATACTTACACGTCAACCCCGTCACCCACCTTCAACACCACCTGCAGCCCCGCCTTTGCCACCACACTTGTCTTTACTCCCATCTCTAGAACCTTTGCCCTCACCTTCAGTTACACCCTCAACAGAATCCTTGTCATCTCCCCATTTACCTCAAACACCAGCCCTTCATATAAATGATATATCATCCCTGTCTGccccaccaccatctccaccgcctcctccacctccgcctAGAGAGCATGAAGTAATTTGCCCTTTGCCTCCAATTTCACCTAAAAGGCATGATGTACCctcacctccaccaccacctccttttGGACAACATCAAGCACTTTTGCCTCCTTCCATTTCCCAGGATCATGTAATAGCTCCACCTCCACCTCTAACAAGGGATGCTGgaattccgctgccaccaccacctccacctagAGAGAGCGCTGGGAATTTCCCTCATCCTATTGAAGGAAGCCCATCTCCAACTCTACTAGAATGTCAAGTTAGAGCTCCAATTCCGCCATCACCTCCTTTTTGTGAAGGAAAGGAAAGAATTCCACCTCCAATTTCTCTTGAAGGAAATAAAACAACTCCACAGCCTTCTCTTATTAGAGGACGAGAAGGAACTCCACTGCAAGATGGATTTCAAGGTGGAGCTCCACCTCCAACAGCACCTCTTGGAGTGCATGGAGGggctccatcgccgccgccaccacctcctgtagCATGTCGAgtggctccaccgccgccgccgccacttccCGGAGGATGCGAagggccgcctccacctcctctgcTACCTCCTGGTGCACATAGtggagctccaccgccgccaccacttCCCGGGGGATACGAAGtggcacctccacctcctccgctaCCTCCTGGAGCCTATGGTGgggctgcaccgccgccgccgccacctcccggaGGATATGGAGGGGCACCtctacctcctcctccacctgGAGGAATCGGAGGAGTTCCACCTCCACCACCGCCTATTGGAGGGATAGGAGGTACTCCAACTCCTCCACCTCCCGCAGGATTTCGAGGTGGAgctccgtctcctcctcctcctcccggagGATATGGCGggactcctccaccacctcctcctagaGGGCATGGAGGAGTAGGTGGCCCCCCTCCCCCACCAGGTGCACCTGCTCCTCCAATGCCCCCCGGAatacctggtggcccccctccacctCCTGGAgtacctggtggcccccctccacctCCTGGTGGACGAGGTGGCCCCCCTCCACCTGGTGTAAGAGGTCTTCGTTCCTTGGGCGCAACCTCACTTACTGTAGCACGGAAGTCATCTCTAAAACCACTGCACTGGGTCAAAGTAACAAGAGCAATGCAAGGAAGTGTATGGGCAGAAATTCAAAAGCAAGATGCTGATAG CGATTCTGAGTTCGATGTGAGTGAACTGGCATCTCTTTTCACTATTGCTCCAAAGGCAAAAGGTGGCGCAAAAACAGAAGGGGCTGGAAAATCTATTGGTTCCAAAACTGATAAGATTCACCTG ATGGATATAAGACGGGCAAATAACACAGAGATCATGTTGACGAAAATCAAAATGCCACTCTCCGAAATGATG AGTGCTGCTCTGGCCTTGGACGATTCAGTTTTAGACGCTGATCAGGTTGAAAATCTCATAAAGTTTTGCCCAACAAAAGAGGAAATGGAGCTTCTAAAG AACTTTACAGGAGACAAGGAAACTCTTGGAAAGTGTGAACAG TTCTTTCTAGAATTGATGAAGGTGCCGAGGATTGAATCTAAGTTTAGGATATTTGCTTTCAAGATTCAGTTTCAGACACAG ATTAGGGATGTTAGAAAGAATTTGCTGACCGTGGCATCGGCTTGTGAGGAG CTCAGAGGCTCTGAGAAGCTGAAGGTGATCATGAAGAACATTCTGTTAATTGGGAACACATTAAATGAAGGGACACCAAGAG GCCAGGCTGTTGGTTTCCGCTTGGATAGTATCCTAAAACTTGTAGAGACCCGTGCAACCAGCAGTAGAACAACACTAATGCACTTTCTTTGCAAG TCCCTTGCAGGAAAGTCACCAGAACTACTGGATTTTCATGAGGATTTAGTTAGCTTGGAAGCTGCTTCGAAG TTGCAATTGAAAGCATTGGCGGAGGAACAGCAGGCAGTTGTAAAAGGGCTAGAGAAAGTTGAACAGGAACTAACTGCTTCAGAAAGTGATGGGCCAGTTTCTGATGTTTTTCGGAAG ACTTTAAAGGAGTTCCTTGATGATTCTGGTGCTGATGTACGTGCCCTATCAGCACTCTACGCTGATGTA AAGTGCAGATGCACTttccctttattttggagaagaCCCTGCAAAATACCCTTTTGA
- the LOC123102457 gene encoding formin-like protein 12 isoform X3: protein MALFRRLFYRKPPDRLLEIADRVYVFDCCFSTETMDQFKYKNYLDSIVLQLREQFADSSLMVLNFRDEGKSLVSGLFSLYRITVKDYPCQYLGCPLLPLDIVIHFLRLSERWLMFEGKQNILLMHCEKGGWPVLAFMLAALLLYRKQYNGEQRTLDMVYKQAPKELLQMLTTLNPQPSHVRYLQYICRMDYELGLPTQPIPFTLDCVILRGVPNFDGVGGCRPIVRVYGQDILTLDRGRNALATPFKAKKHVRRYRQADNMPVKLNVGSCVQGDVVLECLHVDDGLENERLMFRVMFNTFFIQSHILQLDFEHIDVSWDADHRFIKNFKAEVLFSEFDAESDASSEIASGDDDDDDDDDCGDEIEVGSADEFFEAEEIFSSLDLHDGHKDADFRSIASSDRTSSVEARKISPFSSLELSSDDIDGSPENKIDDMNMSFGILNDENACTSVDTNIMHEDITRVVSSLESTTDGGRDSINSSSATYIDKDDGCTVENSDSRQDRIVDPKQDLSHTDNVLVKEVIILETNSPKDIQMIKEVIISEVTAPKQVLEGEIELGNAVHNSESIILTEADSTEGLNIDIALKQDEGDSPREECVTSVNGTKQENNSNTDQPSISDTNVLVIEPADQNNRMEPPLVGRPHLQSTSATMILNSGEQKIKQSDASNNNGAAEQTEGTEASVSNSTGQPSNISSVNMLSEGFSLEANGTLTHASASTVTADSSRLALKKKTFLPLSTQRIFAPYSPRRNVLRSASTDLSFLSPLQTESNQNSVPSTSGRDVVTTPSVSPPPPSSTSLRSSLVNPPLRPIKTVSSLPSSSSLEAYIEMSTSYSPLSHVNPHPPLISLSPPRQPYPAKTHEKDLHAGSLSFPALPASNRYASHPPAPPPPPPSRTLCTKIISSTSISHHAQRREKGSCSSSPRRQTILNLGFSSLTLPSKSSIVMTDFILGASDFIDMEVTNRRNIPTDMYVPTTSEDTKYFFHMPHSLSPKTSQHSTPQPPPLLPLLPQLPLPITDSESVPLISSKSSSDCSYKEAATPPGKQPLSPPPLGANDPSSSKFKEEVPHEQPLDPPLEACKEFSWHELIIETPPSTVHIKEHGAIPTPPHPPSWHRGISPAHILTRQPRHPPSTPPAAPPLPPHLSLLPSLEPLPSPSVTPSTESLSSPHLPQTPALHINDISSLSAPPPSPPPPPPPPREHEVICPLPPISPKRHDVPSPPPPPPFGQHQALLPPSISQDHVIAPPPPLTRDAGIPLPPPPPPRESAGNFPHPIEGSPSPTLLECQVRAPIPPSPPFCEGKERIPPPISLEGNKTTPQPSLIRGREGTPLQDGFQGGAPPPTAPLGVHGGAPSPPPPPPVACRVAPPPPPPLPGGCEGPPPPPLLPPGAHSGAPPPPPLPGGYEVAPPPPPLPPGAYGGAAPPPPPPPGGYGGAPLPPPPPGGIGGVPPPPPPIGGIGGTPTPPPPAGFRGGAPSPPPPPGGYGGTPPPPPPRGHGGVGGPPPPPGAPAPPMPPGIPGGPPPPPGVPGGPPPPPGGRGGPPPPGVRGLRSLGATSLTVARKSSLKPLHWVKVTRAMQGSVWAEIQKQDADSDSEFDVSELASLFTIAPKAKGGAKTEGAGKSIGSKTDKIHLMDIRRANNTEIMLTKIKMPLSEMMSAALALDDSVLDADQVENLIKFCPTKEEMELLKNFTGDKETLGKCEQFFLELMKVPRIESKFRIFAFKIQFQTQIRDVRKNLLTVASACEELRGSEKLKVIMKNILLIGNTLNEGTPRGQAVGFRLDSILKLVETRATSSRTTLMHFLCKESHQNYWIFMRI, encoded by the exons ATGGCGCTGTTCCGGAGGCTGTTCTACCGGAAGCCGCCGGATCGGCTCCTCGAGATCGCAGACCGCGTCTACG TATTCGATTGTTGCTTCTCGACAGAAACCATGGATCAATTCAAATACAAGAATTACCTGGACAGCATTGTGTTGCAGCTCCGTGAGCAGTTTGCAGATTCTTCATTGATGGTATTAAACTTCAGAGATGAAGGAAAAAGTCTGGTTTCAGGCTTGTTCTCCCTGTACAGAATTACAGTCAAAGATTACCCCTGCCAATACTTAGGATGCCCATTGCTTCCTTTGGACATCGTCATCCACTTCCTCAGGCTGAGCGAGAGGTGGCTTATGTTTGAAGGGAAGCAAAATATTCTGCTAATGCACTGTGAGAAAGGCGGATGGCCAGTGTTGGCATTTATGCTTGCAGCTCTTCTTCTGTACCGGAAACAATACAATGGGGAACAAAGAACTCTGGACATGGTGTACAAGCAAGCACCGAAGGAGCTTCTTCAGATGTTAACAACATTAAATCCACAGCCTTCTCATGTTCGATATCTACAGTACATATGCAGAATGGACTACGAGTTAGGGTTGCCCACACAACCTATTCCTTTCACCCTGGATTGTGTAATTCTTAGAGGAGTACCAAATTTCGATGGGGTAGGTGGTTGTAGGCCAATAGTTCGAGTATATGGGCAGGATATTCTAACGCTTGATAGAGGTCGCAATGCTCTTGCAACACCATTCAAAGCCAAGAAACATGTTAGGCGTTACAGACAG GCAGACAACATGCCGGTGAAGTTAAATGTGGGATCATGCGTCCAAGGTGATGTGGTCCTTGAATGCTTGCATGTGGATGATGGCCTAGAAAATGAAAGGCTAATGTTTAGGGTGATGTTCAATACTTTCTTTATCCAGTCTCACATTTTACAGTTGGACTTTGAGCACATTGATGTCTCTTGGGATGCTGATCACCGGTTCATAAAGAACTTCAAAGCAGAG GTACTCTTTTCAGAGTTTGATGCTGAATCTGATGCGTCTTCCGAAATTGCatccggtgatgatgatgatgatgacgacgacgactgtGGTGATGAGATAGAAGTTGGCTCTGCTGATGAGTTCTTTGAAGCAGAAGAAATCTTCAGTAGTCTTGACTTACATGATGGACACAAGGATGCTGATTTTCGTTCCATAGCTTCTTCAGATCGTACTTCAAGCGTTGAAGCTAGGAAAATCTCACCATTTTCCAGTCTTGAGCTGAGCAGTGATGATATTGATGGATCACCAGAAAATAAAATCGATGACATGAATATGTCATTTGGAATACTAAATGATGAAAATGCATGCACATCTGTTGACACCAATATTATGCATGAAGATATAACGAGAGTAGTGTCAAGTTTGGAAAGTACAACAGATGGAGGCAGAGACAGCATCAATTCGAGTTCTGCTACCTACATAGATAAAGATGATGGCTGCACAGTTGAAAACAGCGATTCAAGGCAGGACAGGATAGTGGATCCCAAGCAAGACTTGAGTCATACTGATAACGTGCTGGTCAAAGAGGTGATTATATTGGAAACCAATAGTCCAAAGGACATTCAGATGATCAAAGAAGTAATCATATCTGAAGTCACCGCTCCAAAACAAGTGCTGGAGGGCGAGATTGAATTAGGCAATGCAGTCCACAATTCAGAAAGCATCATATTGACGGAGGCTGATAGTACTGAAGGACTTAACATTGACATTGCTCTCAAACAGGATGAGGGAGATAGTCCAAGAGAAGAATGCGTTACTTCTGTCAATGGCACCAAACAAGAAAACAACAGTAATACGGATCAACCTAGCATCAGTGACACAAACGTACTAGTGATTGAGCCCGCAGATCAGAATAACAGGATGGAGCCTCCACTAGTAGGGAGGCCACACCTGCAGAGCACAAGTGCTACCATGATTTTAAATTCTGGCGAGCAAAAgattaagcagtctgatgcttccaATAACAATGGAGCTGCAGAACAAACAGAGGGAACGGAAGCTTCTGTATCCAACTCGACAGGCCAACCTTCGAATATTTCTTCTGTGAATATGCTATCTGAAGGTTTTAGCCTGGAAGCAAATGGCACTCTAACTCATGCCAGTGCAAGTACAGTTACAGCTGACTCGTCTCGACTGGCGCTAAAGAAAAAAACTTTTCTTCCTTTGTCAACACAACGTATTTTTGCTCCATACTCTCCCAGGCGTAATGTGCTCCGTTCAGCATCGACAGATTTGTCCTTTCTATCTCCATTGCAAACAGAATCTAATCAGAACTCTGTTCCTTCTACAAGCGGGAGGGATGTTGTTACTACACCTTCAGTGTCTCCACCGCCCCCATCCTCTACATCTCTGAGATCATCCCTAGTAAATCCCCCTCTACGACCAATCAAAACTGTTTCATCTTTACCTTCATCTTCATCATTGGAAGCATATATAGAGATGTCAACTTCCTATTCTCCATTATCACATGTTAACCCTCATCCTCCCTTGATATCATTATCACCACCTCGACAACCTTACCCAGCAAAGACACATGAAAAAGATTTACATGCAGGTAGTCTATCTTTTCCTGCTTTGCCTGCTTCCAACAGGTATGCATCTCACCCTCCAGCGCCACCCCCACCTCCTCCTTCACGTACTCTTTGTACTAAAATTATTTCAAGCACCTCAATATCTCATCATGCACAAAGAAGAGAAAAAGGGTCTTGCTCCTCTAGTCCTCGTAGACAAACTATTCTCAACCTAGGTTTTTCCTCTCTAACTTTACCATCCAAAAGTAGTATAGTGATGACAGACTTTATCTTAGGAGCCTCTGATTTTATAGACATGGAAGTAACAAACAGAAGAAATATACCAACTGACATGTATGTTCCAACTACCAGTGAAGATACAAAGTATTTCTTTCACATGCCTCATTCTTTATCTCCCAAAACTTCTCAACATAGTACACCACAGCCTCCACCTCTGCTTCCTCTACTGCCACAACTACCATTGCCAATTACAGATAGTGAATCAGTACCACTTATAAGCTCAAAGTCTTCTTCAGATTGTTCATATAAAGAAGCAGCAACACCACCAGGAAAACAACCCCTCTCTCCACCTCCACTTGGAGCAAATGATCCTTCAAGTTCAAAATTTAAAGAGGAAGTACCTCATGAACAGCCTTTAGATCCTCCTTTGGAAGCATGCAAGGAATTCTCGTGGCATGAACTGATCATTGAAACCCCACCCTCCACAGTTCATATAAAAGAACATGGAGCCATTCCAACCCCACCACATCCACCCAGCTGGCATAGGGGAATTTCACCTGCTCATATACTTACACGTCAACCCCGTCACCCACCTTCAACACCACCTGCAGCCCCGCCTTTGCCACCACACTTGTCTTTACTCCCATCTCTAGAACCTTTGCCCTCACCTTCAGTTACACCCTCAACAGAATCCTTGTCATCTCCCCATTTACCTCAAACACCAGCCCTTCATATAAATGATATATCATCCCTGTCTGccccaccaccatctccaccgcctcctccacctccgcctAGAGAGCATGAAGTAATTTGCCCTTTGCCTCCAATTTCACCTAAAAGGCATGATGTACCctcacctccaccaccacctccttttGGACAACATCAAGCACTTTTGCCTCCTTCCATTTCCCAGGATCATGTAATAGCTCCACCTCCACCTCTAACAAGGGATGCTGgaattccgctgccaccaccacctccacctagAGAGAGCGCTGGGAATTTCCCTCATCCTATTGAAGGAAGCCCATCTCCAACTCTACTAGAATGTCAAGTTAGAGCTCCAATTCCGCCATCACCTCCTTTTTGTGAAGGAAAGGAAAGAATTCCACCTCCAATTTCTCTTGAAGGAAATAAAACAACTCCACAGCCTTCTCTTATTAGAGGACGAGAAGGAACTCCACTGCAAGATGGATTTCAAGGTGGAGCTCCACCTCCAACAGCACCTCTTGGAGTGCATGGAGGggctccatcgccgccgccaccacctcctgtagCATGTCGAgtggctccaccgccgccgccgccacttccCGGAGGATGCGAagggccgcctccacctcctctgcTACCTCCTGGTGCACATAGtggagctccaccgccgccaccacttCCCGGGGGATACGAAGtggcacctccacctcctccgctaCCTCCTGGAGCCTATGGTGgggctgcaccgccgccgccgccacctcccggaGGATATGGAGGGGCACCtctacctcctcctccacctgGAGGAATCGGAGGAGTTCCACCTCCACCACCGCCTATTGGAGGGATAGGAGGTACTCCAACTCCTCCACCTCCCGCAGGATTTCGAGGTGGAgctccgtctcctcctcctcctcccggagGATATGGCGggactcctccaccacctcctcctagaGGGCATGGAGGAGTAGGTGGCCCCCCTCCCCCACCAGGTGCACCTGCTCCTCCAATGCCCCCCGGAatacctggtggcccccctccacctCCTGGAgtacctggtggcccccctccacctCCTGGTGGACGAGGTGGCCCCCCTCCACCTGGTGTAAGAGGTCTTCGTTCCTTGGGCGCAACCTCACTTACTGTAGCACGGAAGTCATCTCTAAAACCACTGCACTGGGTCAAAGTAACAAGAGCAATGCAAGGAAGTGTATGGGCAGAAATTCAAAAGCAAGATGCTGATAG CGATTCTGAGTTCGATGTGAGTGAACTGGCATCTCTTTTCACTATTGCTCCAAAGGCAAAAGGTGGCGCAAAAACAGAAGGGGCTGGAAAATCTATTGGTTCCAAAACTGATAAGATTCACCTG ATGGATATAAGACGGGCAAATAACACAGAGATCATGTTGACGAAAATCAAAATGCCACTCTCCGAAATGATG AGTGCTGCTCTGGCCTTGGACGATTCAGTTTTAGACGCTGATCAGGTTGAAAATCTCATAAAGTTTTGCCCAACAAAAGAGGAAATGGAGCTTCTAAAG AACTTTACAGGAGACAAGGAAACTCTTGGAAAGTGTGAACAG TTCTTTCTAGAATTGATGAAGGTGCCGAGGATTGAATCTAAGTTTAGGATATTTGCTTTCAAGATTCAGTTTCAGACACAG ATTAGGGATGTTAGAAAGAATTTGCTGACCGTGGCATCGGCTTGTGAGGAG CTCAGAGGCTCTGAGAAGCTGAAGGTGATCATGAAGAACATTCTGTTAATTGGGAACACATTAAATGAAGGGACACCAAGAG GCCAGGCTGTTGGTTTCCGCTTGGATAGTATCCTAAAACTTGTAGAGACCCGTGCAACCAGCAGTAGAACAACACTAATGCACTTTCTTTGCAAG GAAAGTCACCAGAACTACTGGATTTTCATGAGGATTTAG